Proteins encoded in a region of the Pseudomonas syringae KCTC 12500 genome:
- a CDS encoding TerB N-terminal domain-containing protein codes for MPPSRTFVHPVGGTQPHADEIRRAIKADGHDSAPATLGIDRIYEGLERLAIGRYARFSRASDNLTGGTQPLADPIHTTVSDGHHADLAIGRYARFSRPSPNLVGGTQPRADTPSEQAPSPFTPQMRHPERESEFFTIRQDSPGANSFSIPKAPDRPAKAKWLRPGEPLTVADITLPGGMIYTGTQNPEFRLSEPSFIDAALPVAGSDTPPVAGVAYYWSTYKDLEPAARRGYLQWLAGGRCDPEASSGYLFMFFHGLERRLLIDSLSDPDARKEIPPIKEEIERLRTVYHRDLSFYNQASRLLEYLNMPVISGQMYLREPPMESADRYEMPIVLRVALGQMAIDKYPLNASWALSWALTDPNISRGKPVGRCADLFQRLFRAEYEEQFPDGLKLLRNKTRLWVAYRPSSAYLDVPEIPVGDLPDVSITSATRKKIQVLVQGCASVLAPFSRYMGRNADDLDKHESLEALLLLPVSLWPEYARHELRQLQSEVRTGTKLMTLDQLAIRFKSDGAQARNQIIALIKVLEDMHVGMEPDVMAGNRAPKPEDSIVLFATEPDPGMSRVTVDYNVAVVTLDLASSVATVDGGTSQHAVALLEQHIDSWGHLRVAHRTRLKAYLLMQLQQPPNLASLKKKLGSLNQEEKQTIVGCLTHLAHADGAVTPEKVRLLERIYRALQLDPHALYSNLHGAATGLQTGQASTALSATTATGPDKKPGSGIVLDMGRVAQLRRETAEVSALLADVFRNDQEDEQQDHTQIAEDDASQDTPDTGAHLHELDAGHSAFLRLLVSRNQWSRRELEIATAGMALMLDGALEQINDMAFELFDMPVSEGDDPIEINPDILSELAL; via the coding sequence ATGCCCCCCAGCAGAACGTTTGTCCATCCTGTTGGAGGCACACAACCCCATGCGGATGAGATTCGGCGCGCTATCAAGGCTGATGGTCACGATTCAGCGCCAGCCACCTTGGGAATAGACCGTATCTATGAAGGGCTCGAACGCCTCGCGATCGGCCGATATGCCCGCTTCAGTAGAGCGTCAGACAATCTCACGGGCGGCACTCAGCCGTTAGCCGACCCTATCCATACCACGGTTTCCGATGGGCACCACGCCGACCTGGCCATAGGGCGCTATGCGCGCTTCAGCAGACCGTCTCCCAACCTGGTTGGAGGTACGCAACCCCGGGCGGATACGCCGTCGGAACAGGCACCCTCGCCCTTCACCCCGCAGATGCGCCATCCAGAGCGTGAATCCGAGTTCTTTACCATCCGGCAGGACTCACCCGGCGCCAACTCGTTCAGCATCCCCAAGGCACCTGATCGCCCGGCGAAAGCCAAATGGCTGCGTCCAGGGGAGCCGCTCACCGTGGCCGATATCACCTTGCCCGGCGGCATGATCTACACAGGCACGCAAAACCCCGAATTCAGACTATCCGAACCTTCTTTCATAGACGCAGCCTTGCCGGTGGCCGGTTCCGACACGCCTCCCGTTGCGGGGGTGGCCTACTATTGGTCGACCTACAAAGATCTTGAACCTGCCGCGCGCAGGGGCTATCTGCAGTGGCTGGCGGGGGGACGTTGTGATCCTGAGGCGAGCAGTGGTTACCTGTTCATGTTTTTCCACGGCCTTGAACGGCGTTTACTGATCGACAGCCTTTCTGATCCCGATGCACGAAAAGAGATTCCCCCGATAAAAGAGGAAATCGAGCGTTTGCGGACTGTTTATCATCGGGATCTTTCGTTTTATAACCAGGCTTCGCGGCTTCTCGAATACCTGAACATGCCTGTCATTTCAGGGCAGATGTATTTGCGCGAGCCACCAATGGAGTCGGCCGACCGCTATGAAATGCCCATCGTGCTGCGAGTGGCGCTGGGCCAGATGGCCATCGACAAATACCCGTTGAACGCATCCTGGGCCTTATCCTGGGCGCTGACGGATCCGAATATCTCGCGTGGCAAACCTGTTGGCAGATGCGCAGATCTCTTTCAGCGCCTGTTCAGAGCCGAATATGAAGAGCAGTTTCCCGACGGCCTGAAGCTGCTGAGGAACAAGACCCGACTATGGGTCGCCTATCGCCCATCGTCCGCCTACCTCGATGTACCGGAAATACCGGTGGGTGATCTGCCAGACGTCAGCATTACGTCCGCCACCCGCAAGAAAATCCAGGTCCTCGTGCAGGGCTGTGCTTCAGTGCTCGCACCATTCAGTCGGTACATGGGCCGCAATGCCGATGATCTCGATAAGCATGAGTCATTGGAGGCGCTGCTATTGCTGCCGGTGTCGCTATGGCCTGAATACGCCAGGCATGAACTGCGACAGCTTCAATCGGAAGTCAGGACGGGTACGAAGCTGATGACGCTTGATCAACTGGCCATACGTTTCAAGTCTGACGGCGCCCAGGCACGCAACCAGATCATCGCGCTGATAAAAGTGCTTGAAGACATGCACGTAGGAATGGAACCGGATGTAATGGCGGGCAATCGTGCGCCCAAGCCTGAGGACAGCATCGTTCTGTTCGCGACCGAGCCCGACCCAGGCATGTCGCGGGTGACAGTGGACTACAACGTGGCTGTCGTCACTCTGGATCTCGCCAGCAGCGTGGCAACGGTTGATGGCGGCACGAGCCAGCATGCCGTTGCACTGCTCGAACAGCATATCGACTCATGGGGGCATCTGCGTGTCGCGCATCGAACACGTCTCAAGGCGTATCTGTTGATGCAACTGCAGCAGCCGCCCAACCTGGCAAGCCTGAAAAAGAAGCTGGGTTCGCTGAATCAGGAGGAAAAGCAGACCATCGTCGGTTGCCTGACTCACCTTGCCCACGCTGACGGAGCGGTTACGCCTGAGAAAGTCAGGTTGCTTGAGCGGATCTACAGGGCACTTCAACTCGACCCACACGCCCTTTACAGCAACCTCCATGGTGCTGCGACCGGTTTGCAGACAGGACAAGCCTCGACAGCGCTGTCAGCCACTACAGCAACAGGCCCCGACAAGAAGCCAGGCTCCGGAATCGTGCTGGACATGGGCAGGGTTGCCCAGTTGCGACGCGAAACGGCAGAGGTGTCGGCGCTGCTGGCTGATGTTTTTCGCAACGATCAGGAAGACGAACAGCAGGACCACACGCAGATAGCCGAAGACGATGCTTCACAAGACACCCCAGACACTGGCGCCCATCTCCATGAACTGGATGCGGGGCACTCTGCGTTTCTGCGCCTGCTGGTCTCGCGCAACCAATGGAGTCGACGAGAGCTGGAAATCGCGACGGCAGGTATGGCGTTGATGCTCGACGGTGCACTGGAGCAAATCAACGATATGGCATTCGAATTGTTCGACATGCCGGTTTCCGAGGGCGATGACCCTATCGAAATCAACCCGGATATTTTAAGCGAGCTTGCCCTATGA
- a CDS encoding DEAD/DEAH box helicase — protein MWSQGWTSLRDAQEWAIPALIDADRDVIIAASTAAGKTEAAFLPILTHLLNDTDAPGAVLYISPLKALINDQWDRLTRLCERLEIPVVGWHGDVSASRKHRFLKSPRGILLITPESLEALFVNRGSALAGLFQPLRYIVIDELHAFIGSERGKQLQSLMHRVETVVGKKLPRVGLSATLGEMALAREFLRPGQGRRMDEIISQASGQDLQVQVRGYTMLPMKKLTANLQMVVTKDDGNDDQDEEQEEDVSGTRHAIAAHMYKVLRGSNNLIFPNSRDKVEWYADRLRHLCENDGLPNEFLPHHGSLSRDLREDTERALKAGSPPASAVCTTTLELGIDIGNIKAVAQIGPPPSVASLRQRLGRSGRRAGEPATLRAYCQEDTLTPDSDLSDQLRQNLVQTIAMIRLLIEKWFEPPRANGLHASTLVQQCLSTIAQQGGAHASQLWNELLASGTFAAVDKTDFMALLKALGEKKLIVQDSSGLLLPGEIGEKLVNHYEFYSAFSSDEEFRLLRDGKPLGSIPVSRPLTLGQRIIFAGKRWQVMDVDLEKKVIAVIRARGGEPPVFDGLGAKIHDRVREEMRAVLTEVTPCPFLDANAQALLAEARQTFHRLGLADQRLTGSTSSSYLLTWAGDYTNDALCLLLNQAGVMCTASGLVLEISASQESVLAALARIAELDATDVEPLLKDVKNLIREKWDWALPKSLLIKSFASSQLDIPNAIALAKTLTI, from the coding sequence GTGTGGTCGCAAGGCTGGACATCGCTCAGGGATGCTCAGGAATGGGCCATACCTGCGCTGATCGACGCTGATCGCGACGTCATCATTGCGGCCTCCACCGCAGCGGGCAAGACCGAGGCGGCGTTTCTGCCCATTCTGACCCATTTGCTCAACGATACCGATGCGCCAGGCGCTGTGCTCTATATCAGCCCGCTCAAGGCCTTGATCAATGATCAGTGGGACAGGCTGACACGTCTTTGCGAGCGCCTGGAAATCCCGGTGGTCGGCTGGCACGGGGACGTTTCGGCAAGCAGGAAGCACCGCTTTCTGAAATCGCCCAGAGGGATCCTGCTCATAACCCCAGAATCGCTGGAAGCCCTGTTCGTGAACCGGGGCTCAGCGCTTGCGGGGCTCTTTCAGCCCCTTCGCTATATCGTCATCGACGAATTACACGCGTTCATCGGCAGCGAGCGCGGTAAACAATTGCAGTCCCTGATGCACCGCGTAGAAACGGTTGTCGGCAAAAAACTGCCACGCGTAGGCCTGTCTGCGACCCTGGGCGAGATGGCACTCGCCCGCGAGTTCCTGCGTCCGGGGCAAGGCCGACGCATGGACGAAATCATTTCTCAAGCCTCGGGCCAGGACCTTCAGGTTCAGGTACGCGGTTACACCATGCTGCCGATGAAGAAACTGACAGCAAACCTGCAGATGGTCGTGACAAAAGACGATGGCAACGATGATCAGGACGAAGAGCAGGAAGAGGATGTCTCCGGGACCAGGCACGCCATAGCCGCGCATATGTACAAGGTGTTGCGTGGCAGTAACAACCTGATCTTTCCCAACAGCCGCGACAAGGTTGAATGGTACGCCGACCGGCTGCGGCACTTGTGCGAAAACGACGGTTTGCCGAACGAGTTCCTGCCTCACCACGGAAGCTTGTCCCGAGACTTGCGTGAAGATACGGAGCGAGCACTGAAAGCGGGTAGCCCGCCCGCCTCGGCCGTCTGCACCACGACCCTCGAACTTGGCATCGATATCGGCAACATCAAAGCAGTTGCGCAGATCGGCCCTCCGCCATCAGTGGCCAGCCTACGCCAGCGACTGGGTCGCTCCGGACGTCGCGCAGGTGAGCCTGCCACACTTCGCGCCTATTGCCAGGAAGACACCCTGACACCTGATTCGGACCTCTCGGATCAGCTCCGGCAAAACCTGGTGCAGACGATCGCCATGATTCGATTGTTGATCGAGAAGTGGTTCGAACCTCCGAGAGCCAACGGCCTGCACGCCTCGACGCTGGTTCAGCAATGCCTGTCGACGATTGCACAGCAAGGTGGTGCACATGCCTCGCAGCTGTGGAATGAGCTGCTCGCGAGCGGAACATTTGCAGCCGTTGATAAAACCGACTTCATGGCCCTTCTCAAGGCGCTGGGTGAAAAGAAACTGATCGTCCAGGACAGCTCTGGCCTGCTATTGCCTGGCGAGATCGGTGAAAAACTGGTCAACCACTATGAGTTTTACAGTGCATTCAGCAGCGATGAGGAATTCAGACTGCTTCGCGATGGCAAGCCGTTGGGTTCCATTCCTGTCAGTCGCCCGCTGACCCTGGGGCAACGCATCATCTTCGCAGGCAAACGCTGGCAGGTCATGGATGTAGACCTGGAAAAGAAAGTCATTGCGGTCATACGCGCACGTGGCGGCGAACCTCCGGTATTCGACGGGCTGGGCGCCAAGATCCATGACCGGGTGCGTGAAGAAATGCGCGCGGTACTGACGGAGGTCACACCCTGCCCGTTCCTTGATGCCAATGCACAAGCCCTGCTGGCGGAAGCGCGCCAGACCTTTCACCGGCTGGGGCTGGCTGACCAGCGCCTGACGGGTTCGACCTCAAGCAGCTACCTGCTGACCTGGGCGGGCGACTACACCAATGATGCGCTGTGCCTGCTGCTCAACCAGGCTGGGGTCATGTGCACAGCTTCGGGGTTGGTACTGGAAATCAGCGCTTCTCAGGAAAGTGTGCTGGCAGCACTGGCCAGAATTGCAGAGCTGGATGCGACCGATGTGGAACCCCTGTTGAAAGATGTGAAAAATCTGATCCGCGAAAAGTGGGACTGGGCTCTGCCAAAATCGCTGTTGATCAAATCATTTGCCTCCAGCCAGCTGGATATACCCAACGCGATTGCGCTTGCGAAGACATTGACGATCTGA
- a CDS encoding ATP-binding protein, producing MNKIRAKDRDAVIQSLRAGVVPRVGQHLIQVGRAGELAALIKDVDRLAEGGSAFRIVVGEYGAGKTFFLNLVRGIAMERKLVTMHADLNPDRRLHASGGQARSLYAELAKNMSTRTKPDGGALQGIVEKFISQARTHASSKGVDSETVIRQNLAELTEMVNGYDFAEVIAAYCRGFNEGNEQLKADAIRWLRGEFTTRTDARAALGVRSIVDDASVYDQLKLLSRFVRLAGFGGLMVCLDELVNLYKLANTQARNANYEQILRILNDSLQGSTDGLGFVLGGTPEFLMDTRRGLYSYPALQSRLAENTFAKAGYVDLSGPVIRLTSLTPEDFYVLLLNLRNVYAYGDAEHYLLPEEAIPAFIEHCGQRLGEAYFRTPRTTITAFINLLAVLEQNPEADWRDLLGAIDIARDDGGKSDFTVETDDELTSFKL from the coding sequence ATGAACAAGATACGAGCCAAGGATCGCGATGCGGTCATTCAATCACTGCGCGCAGGTGTCGTTCCTCGTGTCGGGCAGCACTTGATCCAGGTCGGACGGGCGGGTGAGCTGGCAGCTCTTATCAAGGATGTCGACCGGCTGGCCGAAGGCGGTTCTGCCTTTCGTATCGTGGTCGGCGAGTATGGCGCGGGCAAGACCTTCTTCCTCAATCTGGTCAGAGGCATTGCGATGGAACGCAAGCTGGTGACGATGCACGCTGATCTGAACCCCGATCGACGCCTGCACGCCTCAGGCGGTCAGGCGCGCTCCCTGTACGCCGAGCTTGCCAAGAACATGTCTACACGCACCAAGCCGGACGGCGGCGCGCTTCAGGGTATCGTCGAAAAGTTTATTTCCCAGGCCAGAACCCACGCGAGCAGCAAAGGCGTAGACAGCGAGACCGTCATACGCCAGAACCTCGCCGAACTTACCGAAATGGTCAACGGCTATGACTTTGCCGAAGTCATAGCCGCTTACTGCCGTGGCTTTAACGAAGGCAACGAACAGCTGAAAGCCGATGCAATACGCTGGCTTCGCGGGGAGTTCACCACCAGGACGGATGCACGAGCGGCCCTTGGGGTCAGAAGCATCGTTGACGACGCGTCCGTTTACGATCAGCTCAAACTGCTTTCCCGATTTGTGCGTCTGGCAGGCTTCGGCGGGCTTATGGTGTGCCTGGACGAACTGGTCAACCTCTACAAGCTTGCCAACACGCAGGCTCGCAATGCGAACTACGAACAGATCCTGCGCATCCTCAATGACTCACTGCAAGGGTCGACTGACGGACTGGGCTTCGTTCTGGGCGGCACGCCGGAATTCCTGATGGACACTCGCCGCGGCCTCTACAGCTACCCGGCTTTACAGTCGCGCTTGGCAGAAAACACCTTTGCCAAGGCCGGCTACGTCGACCTTTCCGGCCCTGTCATTCGGCTGACCAGCCTGACCCCGGAGGACTTCTATGTCCTGCTGCTGAACCTGCGTAATGTTTATGCCTACGGCGATGCGGAACATTACCTGCTTCCGGAAGAGGCCATCCCGGCCTTCATCGAGCACTGCGGCCAGCGTCTGGGCGAAGCTTACTTTCGAACGCCACGCACCACCATCACCGCGTTCATCAACCTGCTGGCGGTTCTTGAGCAAAACCCTGAGGCCGACTGGAGAGACCTTTTGGGCGCCATTGACATTGCCAGGGATGACGGCGGCAAAAGTGATTTCACTGTAGAGACCGATGATGAACTCACAAGCTTCAAGCTCTGA